The Terriglobus sp. TAA 43 sequence ATCACTGGATCAGCTTCTCGCACGAACTGATTTATCACGGCCGTCAGATCTGCGAAGCGCGCAAGCCAAAGTGCGTCGATTGCTCCTTAGAAACTCTCTGCAACTCCAGCGACAAAACCTGGGCTTCCCACTAGCCAAAGGAAAAGCCCTCCGATTTGGAGGGCTTTTCCATACTTCAGTTGTTTACAGGTGGTCAACCGGTTCGGGATCAGGCAGTCCCAACTGCACGCGGCTGTTCTTGCGCGAGTAGGTGAAGTACACCACCATACCGATCACCAGCCATCCGATCAGACGGACCCAGTTCCAGATGCCCAGCTTGTACATCATGTAGCCGTTGAACAATACACCGAGCACCGGAACTACCGGAATCGGCCATACCAGCGGTGCGCGGAACGGGCGCTCACGATCTGGATCGGTCTTGCGCAGCACCATGATCGCAATGCACACGATCACGAACGCCAGCAACGTTCCAATGTTCACCATCTTGCCAATATCGTCGATTGGCGTAACGGAACCCACAATCGCTGCCAGCACGCCTGCAAGGATGGTGGCCTTCCAGGGGGTGCGGAACTTCGGATGGATAGAGCCAAAGAACTTGTTTGGCAGCAGACCGTCCTTCGCCATTGCATACAGCACACGCGACTGTCCCAGCAGCATCACCAACATGACGCTGGTAAGGCCCGCCAGTGCGCCGACCGTAATGATGTTCGCAGCCCATGCCAGGTTATGCGACAGGAACGCGCTCACCACCGGTGCCTCAATGTTGATGTCGGGCCAGTAGACCATGCCCGTCAGTACGGCCGCGACGCCGATGTACAGCACGGTGCAGATAATCAGCGAAAGAATGATGCCGATAGGCAGATCGCGCTGCGGGTTCTTGGCTTCCTGTGCCGTTGTCGACACCGCATCGAAGCCAATATAGCTGAAGAAGATCAGTCCGGCTGCAGTACCAATGCCGCCCACACCCATGGGTGCGAAAGTGTGCCAGTCACCACCCCAGTTTGAGTGGCTGATGTAATGCGATCCCAGGCCGATGACGAACAGCACTACTGCGACCTTCATCACGACGATGCCCGCGTTGAACTTCGCCGATTCCTGAATTCCCACCACCAGAATCGCCGTAATGATCAAGGCGATAATGAACGCTGGCAGGTTGAATCCAATCTCCATGCCGAACAGATGAGGCGCATTCAACAAAGTATGTGCCTGTTCCGTCAATGCAGCCGGAGCGGCCAGCTTCAGCGCCTCAAGCGCATCAGAAAAGGCCTTCGTTCCCGCAATCAGTTCCGGGTGCTGCGCATGCAACATCGCACGTGCCACCTGGTCAGTCGCGGTACGCAGACCGGTCCAGTGGTCATACGCCAGCCACAAGGGAAACTTGATGCCGAAGATGTTCAGGAATTCGATGAAGTGATTCGACCATCCACCTGACACCGTCGAGGCACCCATCGCATATTCCAGCGTCAGGTCCCAGCCGATAATCCACGCGAAAATCTCGCCCAGCGTTGCATACGCATAGGTGTAGGCAGAACCCGCTAGCGGAATCATTGCAGCGAACTCCGCATAGCAGAGTCCCGCAAACACACAGCCCAGGCCGCTCAGTACATAGGACAGGATCAAGGCCGGTCCCGCATTGTGCGCGCCGATGCCCGCAAGCACAAAGATGCCCGCGCCGATGACCGCGCCAACACCCAGCGAAGTCAAAGCAAACGGCCCAAGCGACCGTTGCAGTGTGTGGGCGCCCTCTTCGCGTGCCTCCGCGAGCAGGACATCCATGGTTTTACGGGCAAAAAGATTCGCCATCAGTCGGGTTACCTCTAGAACAAAATCAAACTACGCTGCAGCAGACGCAGAGCGTCCCCGCCAAAGGAAATACACCGGGAGTCCCAGCAGCACCAGGATCAGCCCCGGCCAAGTGTATTGCGGCTTATATCGCAAGAGTACAACACAGATGAAGCTTGCCATCACGATGTACAACCCCGGCAAGACGGGATATCCAATGGCCCGGTACGGTCGTTCCGCATCTGGACGCGTTTTGCGAAGCCGGAACAGCGCCACAATCGTCAGGATATAAAACACCAGCACCGCAAAGATCACATAATCCAGCAGTTGCCCGTACGACCCCGAAAGGCAGAGCAGGCAGGTCCATGCCCACTGCACCCAGAGGCTCACTACCGGAGCTTTTGACTTGGGTGAAAGCTTTCCAGCCGCCTTAAAAAACAGACCGTCCTGGCTCATCGTGTAATACACGCGAGCGCCGCTCAACAGCATGCCATTCGCACAGCCAAACGTGCTGATCATCACCGCCAGCGCCATGATCCGCGCGCCATACCCGGCAAATGCCTGCTCCATCACCGCCGTAGCCACGCGGTCTTCGCTGGCAAACTGGATGCCCCGTTGCAGAATTGTGCCGCCGTCGGCCACACCATGCAGCGGCAAAACCGCCAAGTAGATGAAGTTCACTGCGATATACAACAACAGAACCACACCCGTGCCAATCGCAAGCGACAGCGGCAGATTCCGCTTCGGATTCGTGATCTCGCCTGCAGTAAAGGTGACGTTATTCCACGCGTCACTGGAGAACAACGATCCGACCTGTACTACGGCAATCACGGTCAGGAAACCGACCATCGCCGTTGGTCCGCCAACTCCCACCTGCACCGGATGCAGCGTATGTACACCTGCACCGGCCCAGAAGTTGCCGTTGGCAAAGTTCGCCGCGATGGCGGTGGCGTTCTTCGCCATCAGCCCAAGCCCAACCACCATCAGCAACGCGAAAATCTTGGCGCTGGTGAAGATGTTCTGAATCAACGCGCCCAACTTGACGCCAAAGCTGTTCAGGAGGGTCAGCAGGGTCAGAATGATGATCGCGGCAAAGTTCGCCGTCGAAAGCCCCACTTCCATGTTGCCCAGCACCATTGGCCCAACGGGCCATGCCGGAACATGCGCAATATGCCAGATCCAGTTGCTGGCCGAAACGCTAGGCACAAATACGCCCAGAAACTTGCCGAAAGCCACGGCCACTGCGGCGATCGTGCCACACTGAATGACCAGAAACAGCGTCCAGCCGTACAGAAAGCCCCACATGGGCCCCAAACCTTCGCGCAGATACACATACTGACCGCCCGCCTTCGGCATCATGGCGGCAAGCTCGCCATAGCTCAGCGCACCGATCAGCGTCATCGCAGCCGTTACCAGCCACGCAGCGATCAATAGGGCTGGCGATTGCACGCCCCGCGCCATCTCTGCCGGAACAATGAAGATGCCACTGCCCACCATCGAACCCATGACGATGGCAGTCGCAGAGAACAATCCGAGGCCTTTGACGAACTCTGTCGTCTCGGCCGATTCAGGTGAGGAGGCAATGTTGGACACGGTGTTGCTCTGTTGTAACAGAGCGGGTCATCATCCGCCACCCAAACGTCCCCAGACCGGTGCCGTCTCGCATGGACGCACCCATCTGGCCAGTTTTCCGCCTATGCTTTCTTCTCTTCATGACCGCCGAACTGAAACCGCATTGCGGACAGCAATTTGTCAGCGAAGATGCTGCCTTCGCGGGAGGTGAACCGGGCGTAGAGGGCCGTGGTGAGGATGTCTGCCGGAACGCCTTCATCAATGGCAGCGATCGACGTCCAACGTCCTTCACCAGAATCCGAGACCCTTCCGCCGAACTCCGTCAACTCCGGTGATGCGGCCAGCGCAGTAGCCGTCAGATCGAGCAGCCACGACGACACGACACTGCCACGACGCCAGACCTCGGCAATCTCCGGCAATGCAAAGTCGTATTGATACAGTTCGGGATTCCGCATCGGAGTGGTTTCCGCGTCGGTTGAATCAACCGTTTTACCTGCGTTTGCGTGCTTCAGGATGTTCAGCCCTTCGGCGTACGCGCCCATGATCCCGTATTCGATGCCGTTATGAACCATCTTGACGAAGTGCCCTGCACCCGAAGGCCCGCAGTGTAGGTAGCCATCTTCCGCGGTGCTGGCGGGGAGTTTTTCTCGACCCGGCGTGCGATCCACGCTGCCACGTCCTGGAGCAAGCGATTTGAAGATAGGATCCAGCGATTTCACGGATGCTTCGTCGCCACCGATCATCAGGCAATACCCACGTTCGAGGCCGAAGACGCCTCCGCTCGTTCCAACATCGACCCATTTCACACCGGATTGAGCAACTTCCTTCGCACGGCGGATGTCGTCAACGTAGTACGAGTTTCCGCCATCGATCAGGATGTCGTTGGCGCTAAAGTGCGGAAGAATCTGCGCAACGGTATCGTCGACTGCACCTGCGGGCACCATCAGCCACAACGCGCGCGGCGGTGTGAGACGTTCGATAAGTTCTTCAATGGAAGCCACGCCTGTGGCACCGTACGCTGCGACCTTCGCAACAGTGGCAGGTGTTCGCGCATAGATCACGCACTCATGCCCAGCGTTCACGAGCCGCCGCACCATGTTGCTTCCCATCCTGCCGAGTCCGATCATTCCGATCTGCATAAGAACCCCACCTCAATCTTGAGGAAATGACTTTTGCCCATTAGAAGACAGGTCGGGGCAGGATGATGTGCGTCGTGTCGTGAATATTTTGCGGATAGATGAGTGGACTTCCGCTGGCCACTCGCGAGTAACCCCGCTTCTGGAAACTGACTCAGCTCTCAATCACGACCGGTTGATCTTTTCTGCCGCGCTATCAACAAGTGTTGTCAGCAACTCTTCCACGTTGGTGCATCGAGCAAGATTCGCACTTTGACCAGCCCAAAGAGCAAGCAGTTCAGCATCCCTCGCCTCCTGTGCTGGGAGTGCCAGGCTACGCATCAGCCCCCTCTGTAGCGGGTAAGGCAAAATCTCCACGCCGGGCTGATTGAGCGTCTCAAGGAGTTCATTCTGGATGCCACGAGCGAGCCTTCCCGTGAAGCCTCGAGTCAGCGACGTGTGTTTAGCCTTGCCACTGAGAATGGCCTCGCGGTGAACCGGATGCGCACCCGACTCCTCACACGTTAAGAAAACCGTTCCCATCTGAACCCCTCCAGCCCCAAGCGCGAAGGCGGCGGCTATGCCACGTGTGTCAGCAATGCCTCCTGCTGCGATGACGGGAATACTTACTTGATCTACCGTCTGCGGAACGAGGGAGATGGTGCCGGTAAGAGAGTCCTCGGATGAGCGCAGGAATGATCCTCTATGCCCACCTGCCTCGAAGCCTGACGCAACAACCAAATCGACACCAGCTTGTTCCAGTGCTGATGCTTCGTTAGGCGTGGTCGCTGTGCCGATGGTGATCACGCCTTTCCTGCGCGCCTCATCGAGAATCTCTCGGGGAGGGACGCCGTAGATGAACGAAAAGACGGGAACGCCGCCATCGAACAAAGCGCGAGCCTGGTCTTCAAATCGGATCCCCTTGTATGGGGAGTAATTCGGCGCCGATCCGCCAACTTTCTTGATATGCGGGGCCAGATGCCACAGCGCCTTTTGAAAGGCGGCATCATCCGAAGTATGAGCGCCCTGATCTTCCATAGAAACCCAAAGATTCATGGCGAACGGCTTTGAGGTCATAGAACGAATCTCGGCAATTCGCTCGTTGATCACTGCCGGTTCAAGCCCGTGAGCTCCGAAAGAACCGAGCCCTCCGAAGTTGGATACTGCAGCCGTCAGACGTTGCGATGGAAAGCCGCCGAGCGGTCCCTGAATCAGGGGATATACGACGCCAAGCTTCTCGGCAACTCGGGTATGATTCCATGCCTTTGACATAGATCCTCTGAAAAGAATTGACTCAGATACGACTCCCGTCAACGTTGTATGGATTCAGAATGGCTTCGAGACCAAAGGCTGGGTAACTACTAGCGAAGTTATGGCGAAGAAGCAGATTATCCCGATAGGAAAGCGTCAGCGCTCTAAAGTCCCCACGCAGGAGGTAACAGCACGCGCAGGCATTGAATTGAAAGTATTTAGGGGGGGTAATGGCGGAGAGTGAGGGATTCGAACCCCCGATAGGATTGCTCCTATGTCTGATTTCGAGTCAGGTGCATTCAACCGGGCTCTGCCAACTCTCCGACTTCATCAGTATAGCGGTTGAGCGAGTTAGTGGCAATGAAGCCAATCACATCCGAATCGTGGAAATCGAGCCTATTCCGCATGAATGTACGTTGTTTGGTTGATGGGAAGAATGGCGCCAAGTACACTGACTGGGACGCATGCCAACGGTAGCCGAACAGACCGGAACAGAAGAAGTGCACCCCGACGTTGCGTTGGTGGAAGCTGCGCGCGGCGGCGATGCCGCTGCGTTTGAGAAGCTGGTGCGGCAATATGACCGCCAGATCTTCCGTGTAGCGCAGCACATCACGCAGAACCGCGAAGATGCTGAAGACATTACGCAGGACGTCTTCATGAAGGCGTATGGCAAGCTGGACCAGTTTCAGGGAAACAGCAAGTTCTCCACCTGGCTGACACGGATTGCCGTCAACGAGAGCCTGATGCGGCTGCGGAAACGCAAGACCAGCCGCACCGTCTCCATGGACCAGGAAGTGCAGACGGAAGAGGGTTCCATCCCTCGCGATTTCGCCGATTGGACACCCGATCCCGAGCAGCAGTACAGTTCTTCCGAGCTTGGAGACATCCTGCAGAGGACGATTTCAGGTTTGTCGCCAGGTTTCCGCACCGTTTTCACCCTCCGCGACATCGAAAACTTGTCGACGGAAGAAACGGCAGAGGCACTCGGATTGAGTGTCCCGGCGGTTAAGTCGAGATTGCTACGGGCAAGGCTTCAACTGCGTGAGCGTTTGAGCCGATACCTGAAGCGTAAGGATGGGAGCGTCAGACCGTGAAGCTGCTCTTTGGTCAATTCGATACGCACACACAGACCCGCGGAGGCGTCCGATGACCTGCACGGAATTTCTGGCCCAAATGACGGATTATTTCGACGGACAGGTCGAGCCTGAGCTGCTGACGGAAATTCAGTCACATCTGTGCGAGTGCCACCACTGCGAAATTCTTGTGGACACCACCCGCCAGACCATTCATGTCTATAAGAATCATCAGGTTTACGACCTGACCGACGAAGTGCGAGAGCGCACGGTGCAGCGTATTCTGGCTGCGTGCACGGGACGTAAGTCCATTTCTGCTTCGGGGCAGCGATAGCATTTTCTCTTTACTTTGAGTCTCCCTTCACGTAGGGTTTGCGTGTTGCGGTACGCTTTCCCTCCCGAGAGGGGTTTTCATGTCTCTGCCTGATCCACCGATTGCACGTGAACGTCGCGCCATCCCCACCGGCGGACGTCGCTCAACAGACAATTCAGCTGAACATCACTCCGGTCGTCGCGCCATGGATAGCGCGCCACGCCGTCGTAGTACCGACCCTCAGATCAGGCGCCGTCGTCAAGACCATAGACCCGGAAAATCCGCCTTAGGCGCACTCATCACCGTGGTGGGTGCTGTGCTGTTTCTGGGGTATGTCTTCAACGTCGTGGGTTTTGCATCCTCCGCGGATCGTTTCCTTTCCAGTCTCAACGCCTCCGCACAGAGCTGGACCGATGTCGTCGTCAAAATTGTGGAGTTGGTCTACCCCGCGATCGGACTGATCGGAGTGGGGTTGATTTTGTTCGCGGCACTTCTGTTTCTCTATCGACGGATTCGGGGCGCGAAGAAGACCCGTGCTTTGGCCGGCCGTGAAGTCATTACGCTGGAACAATTCC is a genomic window containing:
- the gnd gene encoding phosphogluconate dehydrogenase (NAD(+)-dependent, decarboxylating) translates to MQIGMIGLGRMGSNMVRRLVNAGHECVIYARTPATVAKVAAYGATGVASIEELIERLTPPRALWLMVPAGAVDDTVAQILPHFSANDILIDGGNSYYVDDIRRAKEVAQSGVKWVDVGTSGGVFGLERGYCLMIGGDEASVKSLDPIFKSLAPGRGSVDRTPGREKLPASTAEDGYLHCGPSGAGHFVKMVHNGIEYGIMGAYAEGLNILKHANAGKTVDSTDAETTPMRNPELYQYDFALPEIAEVWRRGSVVSSWLLDLTATALAASPELTEFGGRVSDSGEGRWTSIAAIDEGVPADILTTALYARFTSREGSIFADKLLSAMRFQFGGHEEKKA
- a CDS encoding APC family permease, which codes for MSNIASSPESAETTEFVKGLGLFSATAIVMGSMVGSGIFIVPAEMARGVQSPALLIAAWLVTAAMTLIGALSYGELAAMMPKAGGQYVYLREGLGPMWGFLYGWTLFLVIQCGTIAAVAVAFGKFLGVFVPSVSASNWIWHIAHVPAWPVGPMVLGNMEVGLSTANFAAIIILTLLTLLNSFGVKLGALIQNIFTSAKIFALLMVVGLGLMAKNATAIAANFANGNFWAGAGVHTLHPVQVGVGGPTAMVGFLTVIAVVQVGSLFSSDAWNNVTFTAGEITNPKRNLPLSLAIGTGVVLLLYIAVNFIYLAVLPLHGVADGGTILQRGIQFASEDRVATAVMEQAFAGYGARIMALAVMISTFGCANGMLLSGARVYYTMSQDGLFFKAAGKLSPKSKAPVVSLWVQWAWTCLLCLSGSYGQLLDYVIFAVLVFYILTIVALFRLRKTRPDAERPYRAIGYPVLPGLYIVMASFICVVLLRYKPQYTWPGLILVLLGLPVYFLWRGRSASAAA
- a CDS encoding nitronate monooxygenase family protein is translated as MSKAWNHTRVAEKLGVVYPLIQGPLGGFPSQRLTAAVSNFGGLGSFGAHGLEPAVINERIAEIRSMTSKPFAMNLWVSMEDQGAHTSDDAAFQKALWHLAPHIKKVGGSAPNYSPYKGIRFEDQARALFDGGVPVFSFIYGVPPREILDEARRKGVITIGTATTPNEASALEQAGVDLVVASGFEAGGHRGSFLRSSEDSLTGTISLVPQTVDQVSIPVIAAGGIADTRGIAAAFALGAGGVQMGTVFLTCEESGAHPVHREAILSGKAKHTSLTRGFTGRLARGIQNELLETLNQPGVEILPYPLQRGLMRSLALPAQEARDAELLALWAGQSANLARCTNVEELLTTLVDSAAEKINRS
- a CDS encoding amino acid permease yields the protein MANLFARKTMDVLLAEAREEGAHTLQRSLGPFALTSLGVGAVIGAGIFVLAGIGAHNAGPALILSYVLSGLGCVFAGLCYAEFAAMIPLAGSAYTYAYATLGEIFAWIIGWDLTLEYAMGASTVSGGWSNHFIEFLNIFGIKFPLWLAYDHWTGLRTATDQVARAMLHAQHPELIAGTKAFSDALEALKLAAPAALTEQAHTLLNAPHLFGMEIGFNLPAFIIALIITAILVVGIQESAKFNAGIVVMKVAVVLFVIGLGSHYISHSNWGGDWHTFAPMGVGGIGTAAGLIFFSYIGFDAVSTTAQEAKNPQRDLPIGIILSLIICTVLYIGVAAVLTGMVYWPDINIEAPVVSAFLSHNLAWAANIITVGALAGLTSVMLVMLLGQSRVLYAMAKDGLLPNKFFGSIHPKFRTPWKATILAGVLAAIVGSVTPIDDIGKMVNIGTLLAFVIVCIAIMVLRKTDPDRERPFRAPLVWPIPVVPVLGVLFNGYMMYKLGIWNWVRLIGWLVIGMVVYFTYSRKNSRVQLGLPDPEPVDHL
- a CDS encoding anti-sigma factor encodes the protein MTCTEFLAQMTDYFDGQVEPELLTEIQSHLCECHHCEILVDTTRQTIHVYKNHQVYDLTDEVRERTVQRILAACTGRKSISASGQR
- a CDS encoding RNA polymerase sigma factor, with amino-acid sequence MPTVAEQTGTEEVHPDVALVEAARGGDAAAFEKLVRQYDRQIFRVAQHITQNREDAEDITQDVFMKAYGKLDQFQGNSKFSTWLTRIAVNESLMRLRKRKTSRTVSMDQEVQTEEGSIPRDFADWTPDPEQQYSSSELGDILQRTISGLSPGFRTVFTLRDIENLSTEETAEALGLSVPAVKSRLLRARLQLRERLSRYLKRKDGSVRP